GCCCTGGTGTACCTGCGGATATTGCGCGTAATACATTAACGGTGGCTTACAATGATTTAGAAGGTGCTAAACAAGTATTTGAAAAATTTGGTGCAGAGCTTGCGGCAGTAATTGTTGAGCCAGTGGCAGGGAATATGGGCGTTGTCCCACCACAGCCAGGTTTCCTAGAAGGCTTACGTGAATTAACAACAAAGCATGGTGCGCTGCTAATCTTTGATGAGGTTATGACAGGCTTCCGCGTTGACTATGGCTGTGCGCAAGGTTACTTTGCTGTAACACCAGATATGACAACGCTAGGGAAAGTAATTGGTGGCGGTCTACCTGTAGGTGCTTTCGCGGGTAAGAAGGAAGTTATGGAGCAAGTAGCACCAGCTGGTCCAATTTATCAAGCTGGTACATTATCAGGTAATCCATTAGCAATGACAGCAGGCTATGAAACGTTATCCCGACTTGATGAAAACTCCTATGAGTATTTCAAAAAGTTAGGAGACCAACTAGAAGCAGGATTTAGAGCTGCAGCTACAAAGTACAATATTCCACATACGGTGAATCGCGCTGGCTCGATGATTGGTTTCTTCTTTACAAATGAAGATGTAATCGATTTTGCTTCAGCGAAAACGTCTGATTTACAATTATTTGCGGAATACTTCCATTTAATGGCAGAAGAAGGTATTTTCTTACCGCCTTCCCAATTTGAAGGATTGTTTATTTCTACTGCACATACAGAGGAACATATCGCGAAAACGGTCGATGCTTTCCATAAAGTGTTTGCCCAATTAGCAAAATAAGTTATCTAAAGCCATCCATTGGGGTGGCTTTTTTTTGTCAAAATTAAAACTTTCAGCATAGCCAAATAGTGGGCGTTTTAGTTTATAATAGAGCTATTCAGAAAAGAAAGTAGTGGTTTTAAAATGGCAACAGGCACACATACAGTAGAAGTACCCGTAGCAATTGAACATGTTTGGGAATTCGTTAGTGACATGGAAAAATGGGCAAAGCTTGTCCCAGGTTATAATGCACATACGATGATAGATGATAAACACTCTACGTGGACATTTAAAGGTAATGTTGGTGTACTGAAAAAAACGGTAGAAGTAGAGATTACAATTTTAGAGTGGGCAGCACCTTCAAAGGTAACTTTTGAATTAAAAGGCCTATCAGATAATTTTACAGGAAATGGCTATTTCTTAGCTGAAAGCATTGATGCAAACAATACAAAAATGACAGGCTTTTTAGAAGTTACAGCAGGAGGTTTAGCTGGTCCTGTATTAAATCCAATCTTCAAGCCAATCGTTCCAAAAGCTACACAAATGTTGACAGATCGCGTAGCAAATAAAATTAAAATGGTAAACGTTTAAGCGTAAAAGCATGCCTGATTTTTATTCAGGCATGCTTTTTTTATGGTAAAAATCTTGTAACCATCGTTGTCTAGCATACATTTCGATTGCAATTCATATGATGCTAAGGGAGGGATTATTATCGAACAGAAAACTTGGAATATGCGTGAAACATTTTGTTTTCCGGGATATGGTTGCCCAACAGAAATTGCGGCTGTGCAGATAAAGCCACAATGGCAATCGATGCAATTAGAAGACTCGTTAAGATTAAATGGTATTTATCATATCACAGCGCATGTACGCTTTGATTTTCAAGACATGCAAACATTCATGGATGCCGAAGATTTAATCAGTATTGATGCACTCGATATTCAAGGAGATACTGGCTATTTTGAATATGCAGTCCCATTAAATGTTGATTTACCAAAAGAGGCAGCGATTGAGGACTTAATGGTGAAAGACATTCGTCCAATACTGTCCAATCAAATGTGTCAACTTGAATGGACAGTGACGAGTACATTTCGTAGTGAAGCATTACCAATGCCAGCAGTAGAAAAAATCGATGCTGTTGAGGAACAGGTTGTTGTAGCCAAGACGCAACTTCCAATAGAGGAGTCTACGTTTATTGAGCAAACTGTCCAAGTAATGAAACCGACACCTGTAGAAGCATCAGCCAAAGCTAAACAATCGGTACCGGCGGAACAAAAAATTGTGCTTAGAGAATCTTCCAGTCACTCTGCTGTGCGCGAATCAAGTTCCTGGAATGAAGTAGAAACAATGATTTGGGATTTAACAGAAGACTATACTCCGCTCAAAGTTCGTGTATCAAATGATATCTTTTAAAAGTAAATAGCATAGAAGTAGTAAAAGTAATAAGATGATAAGATCGCCAGAAGTTGGGATGATGATAACACGGATAAACTGAAAACCACAAATCGGTACAATAATTGTTCTACAATAAAATCGAAATTGTCGTAGCCAAGGTGGTAAAAGCCAAGGGTTATACTTACGTCGTCGCATATGAATAGTCACTTCCTTTTCTATTTACTTTTTAAGACTAGCTGAAATTAACTAAATCACTTGAAAAAATAGATGAATTTGCGGTACAATGTGGAAAGCTGAATATGGATGCTATGACAGGGAAGAGTAAATTATTTGTGCATTTATAGAGAGGAAACGGTAGCTGAAAAGTTTCTATTTGTACGTAATCGAACGTAGCCCTCGAGCAGCTTTAGTGAACTAATAGTAGTTAAAGCCGGTTAAACACCGTTAACGAATTGAGAGCCAGCTGTAATAAGCTTAAGACATCCAGCATGAATCCTTACTTCTAATGTATAAGGGCATTTAAAGTGCACTAATATGAGAAATAGTGATGTGCGAGAGTGCTTATCTTACTCTGCTGGAATTAAAGGTGGTACCGCGAACTTAAACTCCTTCGTCCTTTTGTTGACGATAGGAGTTTTTTTATTTGCTAAAAAGATGTATGCATTTTATTAGCGAATAATCCAAAGGCATTTGTCACTGATTTATTTGGTGTGAATACACTGGTAAATCAAGACGAGTAATTATGAAGCTTGCCTAAGCGCATAAATGTCAAAAATTATTTCACAACAGGAGGAGTCAATATGACAGAAAACATTTCAATGCCGACGAAATACGATCCGCAGTCTATTGAAACGGGTCGCTATGAATGGTGGCTACAAGGTAAATTTTTCGAAGCACAACCTGAAAGCGGGAAGGAACCCTATTCAATCGTCATTCCACCACCGAACGTAACAGGAAAATTGCATCTTGGTCATGCATGGGATACAACATTACAAGATATTTTAATTCGTATGAAGCGTATGCAAGGTTATGATGCACTTTGGTTACCAGGAATGGACCATGCAGGTATTGCTACACAAGCAAAAGTAGAAGCAAAACTACGTGAAGATAATATTACACGTTATGATTTGGGACGTGAAAAATTCCTAGAAAAAACTTGGGAATGGAAAGAGGAGTACGCTGGGCATATTCGCGCGCAATGGGCGAAGCTTGGCCTTGCATTAGACTACTCTCGTGAACGTTTTACACTCGATAAAGGTTTATCGGATGCCGTTAAAACGGTTTTCGTGCAATTATATGAAAAAGGCTTAATTTATCGTGGGGAGCGTATCATTAACTGGGACCCAGCAGCAAAAACAGCCTTATCGGATATTGAAGTTATCTATCAGGATGTACAAGGTGCATTCTATCATATGAAGTACCCATTAGCAGATGGTTCTGGCTATGTGGAAGTTGCAACGACACGTCCTGAAACAATGCTTGGGGACTCTGGTGTAGCAGTTCACCCGAAAGATGAGCGTTACCAACATTTAATCGGTAAAACGGTTATTTTACCAATCGTGGGCCGTGAAATTCCTATCGTAGCAGATGATTACGTTGATATGGAATTCGGTACAGGTGTAGTAAAAATGACACCAGCTCATGACCCGAACGACTTTGAAGTTGGTAATCGTCATAACTTAGAACGTATTCTGGTAATGAACGAAGATGGCACAATGAATGAACTTGCGGGTAAATACAATGGTATGGATCGTTTTGAATGCCGTAAGCAAATTGTTGCTGATTTACAAGAAGCAGGTGTCCTAATCAATATTGAAGAGCATATGCACTCTGTAGGACATTCTGAACGTTCTGGTGCAGTTGTAGAACCTTATCTTTCCGCACAATGGTTCGTTAAAATGCAACCACTTGCAGATGCCTCTTTAGAACTGCAAAAAGACGAGGAAGGTAAAGTTCACTTCGTTCCATCACGTTTTGAAAACACATATTCTCGTTGGATGGAAAATATCCGTGACTGGTGTATCTCTCGCCAATTATGGTGGGGACACCAAATTCCTGCATGGTATCACAATGAAACAGGTGAAATTTACGTAGGTAAAGAAGCGCCTGCAGACGCAGAAAATTGGACACAGGATGAAGATGTGTTAGATACATGGTTCTCATCAGCACTATGGCCATTTTCTACAATGGGTTGGCCTGACGAGGCAAATGAAGAATATCAACGTTACTATCCAACAAGTACGCTTGTAACAGGATACGATATTATTTTCTTCTGGGTATCTCGTATGATTTTCCAAGGTATTGAATTTACTGGACAACGCCCATTCAAAGATGTATTAATCCACGGATTGGTACGTGATGGCGAAGGACGTAAGATGAGTAAATCACTTGGTAATGGTGTGGACCCAATGGATGTTATTGAGAAATACGGAGCGGATTCACTGCGTTATTTCTTAGCAACAGGTTCATCTCCAGGCCAAGATTTACGATATACAACGGAAAAAGTAGAATCTGTTTGGAACTTTGCTAATAAAATTTGGAATGCTTCCCGTTTCGCACTTATGAACATGGATGGAATGACATATGATGAAATCGACTTAACTGGTGAAAAATCAGTAGCCGATAAATGGATTTTAACGCGCTTGAATGAAACAATTGAACGTGTGACTTCATTAGCAGAACGTTATGAGTTTGGTGAAGTAGGTCGTGAACTATATAATTTCATTTGGGATGATTTCTGTTCTTGGTATATTGAAATGGCGAAACTACCGCTGAATGGTGAAGATGAGGCTGCTAAGAAAACAACTCGATCTATACTAGCTTACGTATTAGACCAAACAATGCGTCTATTACATCCGTTTATGCCATTCATCACAGAAGAAATTTGGCAACATTTACCTCATGAAGGTGAGTCAATTACAGTGGCAGCATGGCCTACTGTGCGTACGGATCTTCACTTTGCTGAAGAAGCAGACAATATGAAGCTCCTTATGGATATTATACGTTCGGTGCGTAATATTCGTGCGGAAGTTAACACACCTATGAGCAAAAAAGTACCGTTGTTCATTTCTGCTAAAGATAGTGCAACAGTTGCTACTCTTGAAGCGAATAAAGCCTACTTAGAAAAATTCTGTAATCCTGAGCCGTTAACAATTGGTGAAGGCTTAGAGGCTCCGAGTCAATCAATGACGGCAGTAGTAACGGGAGCAGAGCTATTCTTACCGCTTGTAGGTCTTATCAATCTACAAGAAGAAATCGCTCGTCTAGAAAAAGAACTAGAAAAGTGGGCGAAAGAAGTGAAGCTTGTCACTGGTAAGCTGTCCAATGAAAAATTTGTTTCAAAGGCTCCAGAAGCATTAGTAAATGCCGAACGCGAAAAATTAGCGGATTATGAAGAGAAACATGCAGTAGTATTAAAACGTTTAGAAGAATTAAAAAACATGTAATAGCATAGTGATTTGAAGAAACAGCAGATGGCGAAATAGTCATTTGCTGTTTTTCTTTTTATGCATCAAAAGTTATGTATTGAGTTAGGAAAAAATATATAGTATTATCTATTTTAGTTAGTATAATAGATAAAGGCAAACTATCCGAAAGAGTAGGACGCAAAGCCTAGGGTCTAAGGTGAAGAGAAATGAGTATTTTTCAAACTATGATCGCCTGGTTACCATTAAATGAAATTTTTATTTAATTTTATGGCCATTCTATGTTGAGTAGAATGGTCTTTTACTTTGAATGCAAGAATAACGGAGGTTTATTATGTCAGGAAATATTGGAACAATTGTAGTGAAAGTAAACAAAGCTTGTGATGATTTAGATTTTGTGAGCGCTAGGGGAATTATAGAAGCAAATCTTTTAAAGTTATCGGAGGCTAAATATTATCGTCTATTAAATGCAAGTGGACGGGTTCTTATTAAGCATATTTTAGCGGATAATAAGGGGCAAAAAGATACGAAGATTTCATTAACACGTACAGATTTACTAGTGATAAATAAGATTAATGAGTATTGTTCAAATTTTGATATTTCGATGCTGAAAAGAACATTAAAAAATTCGTTAGAACTAGTGCAAAGATCGGATGTTATGCCACTCTTAAATAATGATGCAAAAATAATTTTAGATGATATGGGAGCGCTATTAGGCATCCATCAATTACAATAATTTGTTGTTTATTTGAAAAAAATTAGTTAAAAACACACAAATGATCACTCCTACAGTGGTTTTCTGTGTGTTTTTAATTTGTATCAGAATTGTTTGTGTGCCAGTCACCCTTTATACTGTAGTGAAAGGGAGTGTTTCTTTTGTTTACTACGATAAAAGCATGTACAGATTTTATTTTTACATTAAAGGCGGTTGATCATAAACGTGAACCTTTAGTCATGATGCGTGAAGTATTGGCGCGTTTAGGGGACCCGCATAACAAGTTGCGCGCCATCCATTTGGCAGGTTCCAATGGCAAGGGGTCCACCGTAAATGTACTGAGAGAAATGCTAGAGAATGCAGGATATCGGGTTGGTGCTTTTACTTCACCACATTTAACACGTGTCAATGAACGTATGACCATCAATGGAAAACAAATTCCGGACGAGCAATTTTTACAGTATATGAATAACGTAGCTTCAATCATTGAGGCAAATTATAATGGGGACTATCCAAGCTTTTTTGAGGTCGTCACACTTATTATGTTCCAATATTTCGCACATGAAGAAGTGGATTTTGCGTTAATTGAAACTGGGCTCGGTGGAAGACTTGATGCGACGAATGTCATAACACCACTTGTATCCATTATTACAACGATTTCTTTAGAGCATACGGCCTTTTTAGGCGATACATATGCGAAGATTGCTTTTGAGAAGGCAGGTATTATTAAAGAAGGTGTACCCGTAGTGGTTGGTGTTAAAAATAAAGAAGCACTTGCTACGATTCAAAAGGTTGCACAAGAACGTCATGCTAGGTGTCTTGTTCTAGGGCATGATTTTAACGTGATTGCACAGGAGCAGGAGATGGGCATGCAATCATTTCATTATCACAATGCGCATCTTGACCTCACAGACATTCAATTAAAAATGGCAGGAGCGCATCAAATCGCTAATGCGAGTCTGGCTATCACAACGATGGATTTATTACGTGAAAAAGGGCTTATTCATTTATCCGAAGAGTCAATGCGCCAAGCGCTACAACATGCACAGTGGGCAGGTCGCTTTGAACAGTTCCCTAATAATATTGTATTAGATGGTGCTCATAACTCAGAAGGAACTGCTGCATTGATTCGAACATTACAGAAGGTCTATCCAAATCAACGCTATCGATTTATTTATGCAGCTCTTTCTGATAAAGACCATGCCAATAGTATTGCGTTAATGGATGCAGTAGCAACTTCTATATCCTTTACACAAATTGGACTACCTAATGCCATGCCAGCTGAACAGTTAGCGATGTTATCAACGCATCAAGACAAACGATATAACAAAAATTGGGAATATATAGTAAGTGAAGTCATACAACATAAGGACCAACAAGATATTGTTGTGATTACAGGTTCGCTGTATTTTATAGCTGAAGTTCGCCAATGGATACAGGAGGGAGCACAATGATTCCTCAGTTCGATGATTATAAGAAAAAATGGGCTTTAACTA
This genomic interval from Lysinibacillus sphaericus contains the following:
- the hemL gene encoding glutamate-1-semialdehyde 2,1-aminomutase, whose translation is MARSYEKSKQAYAEAINLMPGGVSSPVRAFKSVNMDPIFMESGHGAIITDIDGNEYIDYVLSWGPLILGHTHPEVVKAIAETAAKGSSFGAPSYTENRLAKLVLERLPGMEMIRFVSSGTEATMSALRVARGVTGRDKILKFEGSYHGHGDSLLIKAGSGVATLGLPDSPGVPADIARNTLTVAYNDLEGAKQVFEKFGAELAAVIVEPVAGNMGVVPPQPGFLEGLRELTTKHGALLIFDEVMTGFRVDYGCAQGYFAVTPDMTTLGKVIGGGLPVGAFAGKKEVMEQVAPAGPIYQAGTLSGNPLAMTAGYETLSRLDENSYEYFKKLGDQLEAGFRAAATKYNIPHTVNRAGSMIGFFFTNEDVIDFASAKTSDLQLFAEYFHLMAEEGIFLPPSQFEGLFISTAHTEEHIAKTVDAFHKVFAQLAK
- a CDS encoding CoxG family protein → MATGTHTVEVPVAIEHVWEFVSDMEKWAKLVPGYNAHTMIDDKHSTWTFKGNVGVLKKTVEVEITILEWAAPSKVTFELKGLSDNFTGNGYFLAESIDANNTKMTGFLEVTAGGLAGPVLNPIFKPIVPKATQMLTDRVANKIKMVNV
- a CDS encoding valine--tRNA ligase, with the translated sequence MTENISMPTKYDPQSIETGRYEWWLQGKFFEAQPESGKEPYSIVIPPPNVTGKLHLGHAWDTTLQDILIRMKRMQGYDALWLPGMDHAGIATQAKVEAKLREDNITRYDLGREKFLEKTWEWKEEYAGHIRAQWAKLGLALDYSRERFTLDKGLSDAVKTVFVQLYEKGLIYRGERIINWDPAAKTALSDIEVIYQDVQGAFYHMKYPLADGSGYVEVATTRPETMLGDSGVAVHPKDERYQHLIGKTVILPIVGREIPIVADDYVDMEFGTGVVKMTPAHDPNDFEVGNRHNLERILVMNEDGTMNELAGKYNGMDRFECRKQIVADLQEAGVLINIEEHMHSVGHSERSGAVVEPYLSAQWFVKMQPLADASLELQKDEEGKVHFVPSRFENTYSRWMENIRDWCISRQLWWGHQIPAWYHNETGEIYVGKEAPADAENWTQDEDVLDTWFSSALWPFSTMGWPDEANEEYQRYYPTSTLVTGYDIIFFWVSRMIFQGIEFTGQRPFKDVLIHGLVRDGEGRKMSKSLGNGVDPMDVIEKYGADSLRYFLATGSSPGQDLRYTTEKVESVWNFANKIWNASRFALMNMDGMTYDEIDLTGEKSVADKWILTRLNETIERVTSLAERYEFGEVGRELYNFIWDDFCSWYIEMAKLPLNGEDEAAKKTTRSILAYVLDQTMRLLHPFMPFITEEIWQHLPHEGESITVAAWPTVRTDLHFAEEADNMKLLMDIIRSVRNIRAEVNTPMSKKVPLFISAKDSATVATLEANKAYLEKFCNPEPLTIGEGLEAPSQSMTAVVTGAELFLPLVGLINLQEEIARLEKELEKWAKEVKLVTGKLSNEKFVSKAPEALVNAEREKLADYEEKHAVVLKRLEELKNM
- a CDS encoding bifunctional folylpolyglutamate synthase/dihydrofolate synthase; the encoded protein is MFTTIKACTDFIFTLKAVDHKREPLVMMREVLARLGDPHNKLRAIHLAGSNGKGSTVNVLREMLENAGYRVGAFTSPHLTRVNERMTINGKQIPDEQFLQYMNNVASIIEANYNGDYPSFFEVVTLIMFQYFAHEEVDFALIETGLGGRLDATNVITPLVSIITTISLEHTAFLGDTYAKIAFEKAGIIKEGVPVVVGVKNKEALATIQKVAQERHARCLVLGHDFNVIAQEQEMGMQSFHYHNAHLDLTDIQLKMAGAHQIANASLAITTMDLLREKGLIHLSEESMRQALQHAQWAGRFEQFPNNIVLDGAHNSEGTAALIRTLQKVYPNQRYRFIYAALSDKDHANSIALMDAVATSISFTQIGLPNAMPAEQLAMLSTHQDKRYNKNWEYIVSEVIQHKDQQDIVVITGSLYFIAEVRQWIQEGAQ